A window from Triticum aestivum cultivar Chinese Spring chromosome 6D, IWGSC CS RefSeq v2.1, whole genome shotgun sequence encodes these proteins:
- the LOC123141461 gene encoding uncharacterized protein codes for MYQYAYFPCIWMEPDEVHRMSLLQLAKRQLFEPDTNLLYNPVIREQHTPQGNPEYSRQGWTSSRSFIAQCYYPVAPHPRVDTAVTLGTHVISKGLGWEFHEVEYSVAPPRYIEWGANILKNHSMHLKGSEENTDYIYGAIYCSLGEYSISPPLLRALLEHWDPNTSTFLFPYGERTITLLDMNQMAGLPLDGDPYEEFIPPTHELDPSLLLYPSFLPQLLDIWNKLSESGNVGFREWCDYFHNRLNDTFFINGLQDERLYTAAYIAIWLCRFVVPGGGPYIHPGVLVMASWITIGRHISLAPPALCSLYYSLWLISTHPISPSFLKRAWQVHYLIKWMGIYLRKVFGNKSSTKSLPFYKHPAPKPKMWNTMSRTPLFHDHDSTHKLLRKHTQISWHH; via the coding sequence ATGTACCAATATGCATATTTTCCTTGTATATGGATGGAGCCGGATGAAGTGCATAGGATGTCTCTATTGCAGCTAGCTAAGAGGCAACTTTTTGAACCAGATACTAATCTGCTGTACAATCCTGTGATAAGAGAACAACACACACCCCAAGGAAATCCTGAGTATTCTAGGCAAGGGTGGACATCGAGCCGCTCTTTCATAGCTCAGTGCTATTATCCTGTCGCTCCTCATCCTAGAGTCGATACAGCTGTCACCCTGGGGACTCACGTGATATCCAAAGGATTAGGTTGGGAATTCCACGAGGTTGAATATTCAGTAGCCCCCCCTAGGTACATTGAATGGGGAGCTAACATTTTGAAGAATCATTCCATGCATTTGAAAGGTAGTGAAGAGAACACAGACTATATCTATGGAGCCATTTATTGCTCTTTGGGTGAGTACTCTATATCTCCCCCACTTCTGAGGGCTTTGTTAGAGCACTGGGATCCCAACACTAGCACGTTCTTATTCCCCTATGGTGAACGCACAATCACTCTTCTTGATATGAACCAAATGGCTGGGCTACCCTTAGATGGTGATCCGTATGAAGAATTTATACCCCCTACTCATGAACTGGATCCTTCTCTCTTGTTGTACCCCAGCTTTTTGCCACAACTCCTTGACATATGGAACAAACTCTCCGAAAGCGGCAATGTAGGTTTTCGGGAATGGTGCGATTACTTCCACAATCGTCTAAACGACACATTCTTTATCAATGGTCTCCAAGACGAGCGCCTCTACACTGCAGCCTATATTGCTATTTGGCTCTGTCGCTTTGTTGTTCCAGGTGGAGGGCCATATATTCATCCCGGGGTATTAGTGATGGCCTCTTGGATCACAATAGGGCGTCACATATCCTTAGCTCCGCCGGCCCTTTGCTCCTTATACTATTCGCTTTGGCTGATCAGTACTCATCCCATTAGTCCCTCCTTTTTGAAAAGGGCATGGCAAGTCCACTATCTGATCAAATGGATGGGTATATACTTAAGGAAGGTTTTTGGGAATAAATCTAGCACCAAATCACTCCCATTCTATAAACATCCAGCTCCAAAACCAAAAATGTGGAACACTATGTCTAGAACTCCACTTTTCCATGATCATGACTCAACACACAAACTTCTTAGAAAGCACACCCAGATCTCATGGCACCACTAA